A DNA window from Brassica napus cultivar Da-Ae chromosome C1, Da-Ae, whole genome shotgun sequence contains the following coding sequences:
- the LOC106371026 gene encoding protein AUXIN RESPONSE 4-like isoform X1 has protein sequence MMFFKAHFPLFTFTEKSPLKDSSTSQFSLSPSLSHLPKLSPMAIITEEEEETKTLVPPGSKESITKNPKPQSENPFPFWFYFTIIFSLATLLFVSISLYSSQNDPRSWFLSLPPALRQHYSDGRTIKVQVNPDELPIEVFVAESGLAQSENVIIVHGLGLSSYAFREIIQSLGSKGIHGVAIDLPGNGFSDKSMVVVGGDREIGFVGRVKEVYGLIQEKGVFWAFDHMVETGDLPYEEIIKLQNSKRRSLKAIELGSEETAKVLSQVIDTLGLFPVHLVLHDSALGLASNWVSENPQSVRSITLLDSSINPSLPLWVLHIPVIREVLLGFSFAFKMLVSLRCSKDMTLSQIEAHRILLKGRNGREAVLGSLKKLNHSFDIAQWGNSDAVNGIPMQVIWSKQVSDVWSEEGERVSKALRKAKFVTHSGSRWPQESKSSELTGYITDFVSAFPISFKRVSEEPIPEKVQKILDEAKAGGDHDHAHTGYTDAYGLGEGWTT, from the exons ATGATGTTTTTCAAAGCACACTTTCCTCTTTTCACGTTTACTGAGAAAAGTCCTCTGAAAGACAGCTCCACTTCTCAGTTCTCACTTTCTCCCTCACTCTCTCATCTTCCAAAGCTCTCTCCAATGGCTATCAtcacagaagaagaagaggaaacgaAAACCCTAGTTCCTCCTGGGAGTAAAGAATCGATTACGAAGAACCCTAAACCTCAATCTGAAAACCCTTTTCCTTTTTGGTTCTACTTTACAATCATCTTCTCACTCGCCACTCTCCTCTTCgtatctatctctctctactcttcTCAGAACGATCCCAGATCCTGGTTTCTCTCGCTCCCACCAGCTCTCCGTCAACATTACTCAGATGGAAGAACAATCAAAGTCCAGGTAAACCCAGACGAATTACCAATCGAAGTATTTGTAGCTGAATCTGGTCTGGCTCAATCGGAGAATGTGATAATCGTTCACGGGTTAGGGCTTAGCTCGTACGCGTTTCGAGAGATTATCCAATCTCTTGGATCTAAAGGGATTCATGGTGTAGCTATTGATTTGCCCGGGAATGGATTCTCTGACAAATCGATGGTAGTGGTAGGTGGAGATAGAGAAATAGGGTTTGTGGGTAGAGTTAAGGAAGTTTATGGTTTGATTCAAGAGAAAGGCGTTTTCTGGGCGTTTGATCATATGGTTGAGACTGGAGATTTGCCTTACGAAGAAATCATTAAGCTTCAAAATTCGAAACGGAGAAGCTTGAAAGCTATTGAACTAGGGAGTGAAGAAACAGCTAAGGTTTTAAGTCAAGTGATTGATACTTTGGGTTTATTTCCTGTGCATTTGGTTCTTCATGATTCAGCACTTGGGTTAGCTTCAAACTGGGTTTCCGAGAATCCCCAAAGTGTTCGAAGTATAACGCTTCTTGACTCCAGTATTAACCCATCATTGCCCTTGTGGGTTTTGCACATACCTGTAATAAGAGAGGTCTTGTTAGGGTTTTCGTTTGCTTTCAAGATGCTAGTGAGCTTACGTTGCTCAAAGGACATGACTTTATCGCAAATCGAAGCTCATAGGATACTTTTGAAAGGAAGAAACGGGAGGGAAGCTGTTCTCGGTTCGCTTAAGAAGCTTAACCATAGCTTTGACATTGCACAGTGGGGTAACTCAGATGCGGTCAATGGTATCCCGATGCAAGTGATTTGGTCTAAACAAGTGTCTGATGTATGGAGCGAGGAAGGCGAACGTGTATCTAAGGCTCTTCGAAAGGCAAAGTTTGTCACTCATTCAGGTAGCCGTTGGCCTCAG GAAAGCAAATCGAGCGAGCTTACAGGTTACATTACTGATTTCGTTTCTGCGTTCCCGATATCCTTCAAACGGGTCTCTGAAGAACCTATCCCAGAGAAAGTGCAGAAAATATTAGATGAAGCAAAGGCTGGTGGGGACCATGACCACGCCCATACTGGTTACACAGATGCTTACGGTCTTGGTGAGGGATGGACTACTTGA
- the LOC106371026 gene encoding protein AUXIN RESPONSE 4-like isoform X2: MFFKAHFPLFTFTEKSPLKDSSTSQFSLSPSLSHLPKLSPMAIITEEEEETKTLVPPGSKESITKNPKPQSENPFPFWFYFTIIFSLATLLFVSISLYSSQNDPRSWFLSLPPALRQHYSDGRTIKVQVNPDELPIEVFVAESGLAQSENVIIVHGLGLSSYAFREIIQSLGSKGIHGVAIDLPGNGFSDKSMVVVGGDREIGFVGRVKEVYGLIQEKGVFWAFDHMVETGDLPYEEIIKLQNSKRRSLKAIELGSEETAKVLSQVIDTLGLFPVHLVLHDSALGLASNWVSENPQSVRSITLLDSSINPSLPLWVLHIPVIREVLLGFSFAFKMLVSLRCSKDMTLSQIEAHRILLKGRNGREAVLGSLKKLNHSFDIAQWGNSDAVNGIPMQVIWSKQVSDVWSEEGERVSKALRKAKFVTHSGKQIERAYRLHY; this comes from the exons ATGTTTTTCAAAGCACACTTTCCTCTTTTCACGTTTACTGAGAAAAGTCCTCTGAAAGACAGCTCCACTTCTCAGTTCTCACTTTCTCCCTCACTCTCTCATCTTCCAAAGCTCTCTCCAATGGCTATCAtcacagaagaagaagaggaaacgaAAACCCTAGTTCCTCCTGGGAGTAAAGAATCGATTACGAAGAACCCTAAACCTCAATCTGAAAACCCTTTTCCTTTTTGGTTCTACTTTACAATCATCTTCTCACTCGCCACTCTCCTCTTCgtatctatctctctctactcttcTCAGAACGATCCCAGATCCTGGTTTCTCTCGCTCCCACCAGCTCTCCGTCAACATTACTCAGATGGAAGAACAATCAAAGTCCAGGTAAACCCAGACGAATTACCAATCGAAGTATTTGTAGCTGAATCTGGTCTGGCTCAATCGGAGAATGTGATAATCGTTCACGGGTTAGGGCTTAGCTCGTACGCGTTTCGAGAGATTATCCAATCTCTTGGATCTAAAGGGATTCATGGTGTAGCTATTGATTTGCCCGGGAATGGATTCTCTGACAAATCGATGGTAGTGGTAGGTGGAGATAGAGAAATAGGGTTTGTGGGTAGAGTTAAGGAAGTTTATGGTTTGATTCAAGAGAAAGGCGTTTTCTGGGCGTTTGATCATATGGTTGAGACTGGAGATTTGCCTTACGAAGAAATCATTAAGCTTCAAAATTCGAAACGGAGAAGCTTGAAAGCTATTGAACTAGGGAGTGAAGAAACAGCTAAGGTTTTAAGTCAAGTGATTGATACTTTGGGTTTATTTCCTGTGCATTTGGTTCTTCATGATTCAGCACTTGGGTTAGCTTCAAACTGGGTTTCCGAGAATCCCCAAAGTGTTCGAAGTATAACGCTTCTTGACTCCAGTATTAACCCATCATTGCCCTTGTGGGTTTTGCACATACCTGTAATAAGAGAGGTCTTGTTAGGGTTTTCGTTTGCTTTCAAGATGCTAGTGAGCTTACGTTGCTCAAAGGACATGACTTTATCGCAAATCGAAGCTCATAGGATACTTTTGAAAGGAAGAAACGGGAGGGAAGCTGTTCTCGGTTCGCTTAAGAAGCTTAACCATAGCTTTGACATTGCACAGTGGGGTAACTCAGATGCGGTCAATGGTATCCCGATGCAAGTGATTTGGTCTAAACAAGTGTCTGATGTATGGAGCGAGGAAGGCGAACGTGTATCTAAGGCTCTTCGAAAGGCAAAGTTTGTCACTCATTCAG GAAAGCAAATCGAGCGAGCTTACAGGTTACATTACTGA
- the LOC125580698 gene encoding NADH-ubiquinone oxidoreductase chain 4-like codes for MLLAILLTLFQTGTTDLQISLTTEFSERCQIFLWIASFASFAVKVPMVPVHIWLPEAHVEAPTAESVILAGIPLKFGTHGVLRFSIPMFPEATLCSTPFIYTLSAIAIIYTSLTTSRQIDLKKIIAYSSVAHMNLVTIGMFSPNIQGIGGSILPMLSHGLVPLALFLCVGVLYDRHKTRLVRYYGGLVSTMPNLSTIFFSFTLADMSSPGNLNPRRLGTIQRPPQSRRDDFTIEIESRVTPVSRAANRLARVKLTKLKKKVEDLIDKGFI; via the exons ATGCTATTAGCTATTCTGTTGACTCTTTTCCAAACAGGAACCACCGATTTACAAATATCATTAACCACAGAATTTAGTGAGCGGTGCCAAATCTTTCTATGGATTGCTTCTTTCGCCTCTTTCGCCGTCAAAGTGCCTATGGTACCAGTTCATATTTGGTTACCCGAAGCTCATGTAGAGGCACCTACGGCAGAATCCGTCATCTTGGCAGGAATTCCTTTAAAATTTGGAACCCACGGGGTTTTAAGATTTTCAATACCCATGTTTCCCGAAGCGACACTTTGTTCTACTCCTTTCATTTATACTTTAAGCGCGATTGCTATAATATATACTTCCTTGACCACTTCAAGACAGATCGATCTAAAGAAGATCATTGCTTACTCCTCAGTAGCCCATATGAATCTGGTGACTATTGGTATGTTTAGTC CGAACATACAGGGAATTGGAGGTAGTATTCTACCGATGTTAAGTCATGGACTGGTTCCTTTAGCCCTTTTTCTATGTGTTGGTGTTCTATATGACCGACATAAGACTCGACTTGTTAGATATTACGGAGGTTTAGTGAGCACCATGCCGAATCTCTCtaccattttcttttcttttactttGGCCGATATGAGTTCACCTGGTAATCTTAATCCAAGACGTTTAGGAACTATTCAAAGACCACCACAATCAAGGAGAGATGATTTCACCATTGAGATAGAGTCAAGGGTTACTCCAGTGTCTAGAGCGGCCAATCGCTTAGCTCGCGTAAAGCTGACGAAGTTGAAAAAGAAGGTAGAGGATTTAATAGACAAAGGGTTCATCTGA